In Acanthopagrus latus isolate v.2019 chromosome 23, fAcaLat1.1, whole genome shotgun sequence, the genomic window GACAGCTGTTAACACACCTAGTACTTATATTGCACTGGGTCACACCTCTCAAGCAGCATGCAGTTGAGGCTGCCTGGGAATGACCGTGCGTGCGAAGAACTGCTGTTTACTTTATTTGCTGTATGATCAGTCCAAATTTGGacattgtgaaatgttttgttattctCCAAGCAAAGAGGAAATATGCCAGTGATTACAGTCACCTTATATTAATAACCAAACATAATAATGGGGAACTACATGGCTTTATCTTACCGCGGGGATGTCAGACCCCCCAGGTTTGCTCTTACCTAAAACACATATGATTATATGAATTATTTTAGAATAACAGATAATTCACTGTTGAAGACATTTGTTAAAGCAGAGCTTTCAACAGACTTACGACGTCTTATCATCCACCATCCCAGAAAGGCAGCAGGAATGAGCAACAGCAGTACGACGAGGGTGGTGATCAGAGTGGAACTATAAGTCAATTAGTCATTAGTCATTAGTATCATTTACAAGACAAAAACGTATTAAATACAGATACATTTAACATAGAGTTGGACTCTATCCCTGCAGCCCAACAATCTGACTGATgagcaagtaaaaaaaaatggatttccGAATATGTGCATTAGTGTTAGAAAATTGCATAAAAGATAAAGCTTAGTTGTGCTGtattgtgctgtgctgtgctgaggcACAGAGGGTTGAGACAGAATATGTTGCAGAATACAGTTTGATTCACATATGAACCTAGTACCAAAGTGAAATAGAATAAAGAGTACACACCTCCTGTGTTCATCTTCGCCTGAGTCATTTGTGGTGGAGTCTGTGGCCTGAGCTGTGAGTGGCTCTGCACTGGTAAGCAGGGAGGAGTGCTGAATACTGGTTGGAAGTGCACCTGTAGATAAATTAAACCTTAACCCTCACTGCAAATTTTTGTCAAGGTATTTTTATGCTCTATATTGCTGAATTATTATACTGTAATTCACACATTTCCAAGGTTTGACGATCATATGCTGCACTtaaagactttcttttttttataatagGTTTCTAATCtatgacaaaagaaaatgttttgtatctTACTTGATACACTGGGGCTCATTGTAGTTGCTGTTGTAGTGGCTGAGGTTGATTCATGAACAATTACATTCACTGGGATCTGCAATTGTCCATCAGTGCAAAAATACCAGCCgctgctctctgtcctcaggTCACTCATGGTCACATTGAAAACTTGTGGGAGACTTGCATTGATGGTCACTGTCGCTCCACTAATTGATCCAGTCTGACGTGTCACGCACCTGGGGTTACCCAGCCTGCACCACCCTGTTACTTTTTGACTTTTATAGTAACAAACGACAGTCACACTTCCTCCTTCGAATGCCTCAACTTCCTGCTTGTCCACGTATAGAATTGGCTCAtcttggaaaaacaaagagcacCATAGAAATCAAGCATGGTCAGACTGTATTACCTGCGACATTTTAAGGGAATATGGATTTTACCTTtggtgactgacagctgaatttttttttttatatcactaAATCTTCTATCCACAGCACACCACCAGTTACCATCGTTCTCCTGCGTCACATCATTAATAGTCACAGTGAaaactgtttggtttgtgtCATCGGCGATTG contains:
- the LOC119014163 gene encoding polymeric immunoglobulin receptor-like isoform X1; this encodes MISPFIPHVILAGLVGIQCGSTDISKVSVKVGGSISIPCLYEPNYTDHEKYLCSGMPWLFCSIKVRTNRPQNSGKFSIADDTNQTVFTVTINDVTQENDGNWWCAVDRRFSDIKKKIQLSVTKDEPILYVDKQEVEAFEGGSVTVVCYYKSQKVTGWCRLGNPRCVTRQTGSISGATVTINASLPQVFNVTMSDLRTESSGWYFCTDGQLQIPVNVIVHESTSATTTATTMSPSVSSALPTSIQHSSLLTSAEPLTAQATDSTTNDSGEDEHRSSTLITTLVVLLLLIPAAFLGWWMIRRRKSKPGGSDIPACLQTGSDPDMHYSTIVHNKDVAAQKKQDCTPEESVMYSTIVRRDTVQQMTEPADVSVIYSTIVKKK
- the LOC119014163 gene encoding polymeric immunoglobulin receptor-like isoform X2, producing the protein MISPFIPHVILAGLVGIQCGSTDISKVSVKVGGSISIPCLYEPNYTDHEKYLCSGMPWLFCSIKVRTNRPQNSGKFSIADDTNQTVFTVTINDVTQENDGNWWCAVDRRFSDIKKKIQLSVTKDEPILYVDKQEVEAFEGGSVTVVCYYKSQKVTGWCRLGNPRCVTRQTGSISGATVTINASLPQVFNVTMSDLRTESSGWYFCTDGQLQIPVNVIVHESTSATTTATTMSPSVSSALPTSIQHSSLLTSAEPLTAQATDSTTNDSGEDEHRSSTLITTLVVLLLLIPAAFLGWWMIRRRKSKPGGSDIPACLQTGSDPDMHYSTIVHNKDVAAQKKDCTPEESVMYSTIVRRDTVQQMTEPADVSVIYSTIVKKK
- the LOC119014163 gene encoding uncharacterized protein LOC119014163 isoform X4, with protein sequence MSDLRTESSGWYFCTDGQLQIPVNVIVHESTSATTTATTMSPSVSSALPTSIQHSSLLTSAEPLTAQATDSTTNDSGEDEHRSSTLITTLVVLLLLIPAAFLGWWMIRRRKSKPGGSDIPACLQTGSDPDMHYSTIVHNKDVAAQKKQDCTPEESVMYSTIVRRDTVQQMTEPADVSVIYSTIVKKK
- the LOC119014163 gene encoding CMRF35-like molecule 1 isoform X3; translation: MISPFIPHVILAGLVDEPILYVDKQEVEAFEGGSVTVVCYYKSQKVTGWCRLGNPRCVTRQTGSISGATVTINASLPQVFNVTMSDLRTESSGWYFCTDGQLQIPVNVIVHESTSATTTATTMSPSVSSALPTSIQHSSLLTSAEPLTAQATDSTTNDSGEDEHRSSTLITTLVVLLLLIPAAFLGWWMIRRRKSKPGGSDIPACLQTGSDPDMHYSTIVHNKDVAAQKKQDCTPEESVMYSTIVRRDTVQQMTEPADVSVIYSTIVKKK